The following coding sequences lie in one Silene latifolia isolate original U9 population chromosome 5, ASM4854445v1, whole genome shotgun sequence genomic window:
- the LOC141657130 gene encoding peroxidase 5-like: protein MGSKINIPSFTVLFVLFSVFCCLSVQLEAQLQVGFYSQTCPSAEQIVRQEVMKGFMNNNGIAPGLVRMHFHDCFVRGCDASILIDSTSSNTAEKDSPINNPSLRGFEVIDSAKARLEAQCSGIVSCADILAFAARDSIAITKGPFYNVPAGRRDGRVSLASDVSQNIPSPAFNLNNLTQNFANKGLSQDEMVTLSGAHTIGQSHCSILTNVDQRLFNFSGTNGPDPTLDSKYLAQLQQECPNGSNDPNSAVPMDPSSPLVTNVNYYCNVLANRGLFTSDQSLLTDSTTASAVNQNSRNQFLWFMKFKAAIVKMGQIGVTTGSDGEIRTNCRVIN from the exons ATGGGTTCTAAGATAAACATTCCCTCTTTTACagttctttttgttttgttttcagtTTTCTGTTGTCTTAGTGTTCAGCTTGAAGCACAGCTTCAAGTAGGGTTCTATAGCCAAACATGTCCGTCAGCTGAACAGATTGTGAGACAAGAGGTCATGAAAGGGTTTATGAATAACAATGGGATTGCCCCTGGCTTAGTGAGAATGCACTTTCATGACTGTTTCGTTAGG GGTTGTGATGCATCAATTCTCATCGACTCCACGTCCTCTAACACGGCTGAGAAAGATTCGCCAATTAACAACCCTAGCCTAAGAGGGTTTGAGGTAATTGACAGTGCAAAGGCTAGACTTGAAGCACAATGCAGCGGGATTGTATCATGTGCTGATATATTAGCTTTCGCAGCTAGAGATAGTATAGCAATA ACTAAGGGGCCATTCTATAATGTTCCGGCTGGTAGAAGGGATGGCAGAGTCTCTTTAGCTTCAGACGTGTCACAAAACATCCCCTCACCGGCATTCAACCTTAACAACCTTACTCAGAACTTTGCTAACAAAGGATTGTCACAGGATGAAATGGTAACTCTTTCAG GAGCTCATACAATTGGCCAGTCTCATTGCTCAATTCTCACCAACGTCGACCAAAGGTTGTTCAACTTCAGTGGCACGAATGGACCAGACCCTACTTTGGACTCAAAATATCTAGCACAGCTTCAACAAGAGTGCCCAAATGGGAGCAATGACCCTAACTCGGCCGTTCCAATGGACCCTTCAAGCCCACTTGTCACAAATGTAAATTACTATTGCAACGTCTTAGCCAACCGTGGCCTGTTCACATCAGATCAGTCACTTCTGACAGACTCGACTACAGCTAGTGCCGTAAACCAGAATTCAAGAAATCAATTCCTATGGTTTATGAAGTTTAAAGCTGCAATAGTGAAGATGGGTCAGATTGGTGTAACTACTGGAAGTGATGGAGAGATCCGGACAAACTGCAGGGTGATCAATTAA